Proteins encoded by one window of Ignavibacteriota bacterium:
- a CDS encoding T9SS type A sorting domain-containing protein translates to MLRFNSCNCFILLCWVRSSESAIHASNKTSDVLETSDVYDRIIGTGLDLSTQRIDVSHLPAGVYFIRVGNMVEKFVKY, encoded by the coding sequence ATGTTGCGATTTAATTCTTGTAACTGCTTTATTTTGCTATGTTGGGTCAGGAGTTCTGAATCTGCTATTCATGCCTCTAATAAAACATCCGATGTTTTGGAAACTTCTGATGTTTATGATAGAATTATAGGGACAGGGCTTGACCTGTCCACCCAAAGAATTGATGTGTCTCATTTGCCGGCAGGAGTGTATTTCATCCGTGTTGGGAATATGGTGGAGAAATTTGTGAAATATTAA
- a CDS encoding T9SS type A sorting domain-containing protein: MNVDIRSSQGTLVQQFNLTRSRFLHFAKPYLATSVGPYLDFIDINTGDLIYTKTYDKSLDIYGQPLNISKVYSNDSKDGFLVGLGSKIIDSESEKFIDHIFSKRTGNISILPNSISDDQTKLLSHGSLIDTKTLKVLKKFIDGYVFYNDSLIYFTSGEIIFGREYPNIYNINKDEVISFDLNIYKAFSDYTNSNNKLFAIFNEEQIVNIDISTGNFRAISIYKFEPKLDVILYDVSSDNKYVAILYKEQSFKLRVYDAVSQKIIYDETLSKQGSVNHLKFIKNTDEIFFTVLNPDEKISNIAYMKASDLKLKFSNDLTLNHEYYDQGNTMGFTSFDYHKNRFVYQGKRDEIIFLDKEFKILHNETFKSTSLDDNTLSVFNSSFVEQIHLWKVNSTISLYARSTINPRRAIHADIFSTFDHNNNKLSEFLITGFTYNISKIKPSIYNIFSLRDNVAIFEQYYLKDEIKLVANISNSAGLDPNYSLSDDDSKFLATDGSKIYTFDLANKSVSGLFDARQYHNNDFVYNNSCVIQYANPKITQPGNIIYINDIASGNLIEQKVIEKSNIYPHRIVKFLNIPGRNSFVTAHQDGTIRFWDKGTNTPKHLINTYSPVSDMLLIQSKYLIAKTTDNLLVGIQLNDFQGTSVEDTEDNSIEFSMKIYPNPSSEFIEIKINSGELSDKKLKVINPLGIDVTSICNINSSNNFKTVIRVDISMLPSGVYIIQIGEKTEKFVKI; encoded by the coding sequence ATGAATGTCGATATTAGAAGTAGTCAGGGAACTTTAGTCCAACAATTTAATCTTACGCGATCAAGATTTTTGCATTTTGCTAAGCCTTATTTAGCAACATCAGTTGGTCCATATTTAGACTTTATTGATATTAATACAGGGGATTTGATATATACAAAGACTTATGATAAATCCCTCGATATTTATGGGCAACCTTTAAACATCTCGAAAGTGTATTCAAATGACAGCAAAGATGGTTTCTTGGTGGGTCTTGGTTCTAAAATTATAGACTCTGAAAGTGAAAAGTTTATCGACCATATATTCTCAAAAAGAACTGGAAATATTAGTATTTTACCAAATTCCATTTCTGATGATCAAACTAAATTGCTTTCTCATGGTAGTCTCATAGATACAAAAACATTAAAAGTACTTAAGAAATTTATTGACGGGTATGTATTCTACAATGACTCATTGATTTATTTTACCTCAGGTGAGATAATTTTTGGTAGAGAATATCCAAATATATATAATATCAATAAAGATGAAGTTATTTCATTTGATTTGAATATCTATAAAGCATTTAGCGATTACACAAATTCAAACAATAAACTATTCGCAATTTTCAATGAAGAACAAATTGTAAATATTGATATATCAACTGGAAATTTTAGAGCAATTTCAATATACAAATTTGAGCCGAAGTTAGATGTTATTTTATATGATGTTTCATCAGATAACAAATATGTGGCAATTTTGTATAAAGAACAGAGTTTTAAATTAAGAGTTTATGACGCAGTTTCACAAAAAATTATATATGACGAAACTCTAAGCAAACAAGGAAGTGTAAATCATCTTAAATTTATCAAAAATACAGATGAAATTTTCTTCACGGTGTTAAATCCCGATGAAAAAATCAGCAATATTGCCTATATGAAGGCATCTGATTTGAAATTGAAGTTTAGTAATGATCTGACTCTTAATCATGAATATTATGATCAAGGTAATACTATGGGATTTACAAGTTTTGATTATCATAAAAACAGATTTGTCTATCAGGGTAAACGAGATGAAATCATATTTCTTGATAAAGAGTTCAAAATTTTACACAATGAAACTTTTAAATCAACATCTTTAGATGATAATACTCTTAGTGTTTTTAATTCATCATTTGTCGAGCAAATACATCTTTGGAAAGTAAACTCAACTATTTCTTTATATGCCAGGTCTACGATAAATCCAAGAAGAGCTATACATGCAGATATTTTTTCAACATTCGATCACAACAATAATAAACTAAGTGAATTTTTAATTACAGGATTCACCTATAATATTAGTAAAATAAAACCTTCAATTTATAACATTTTTAGTTTGAGAGATAATGTCGCAATATTTGAGCAATATTATTTAAAGGATGAGATCAAATTAGTTGCAAATATAAGCAATAGTGCTGGTTTGGATCCTAATTATTCGCTATCTGATGATGATTCAAAGTTCCTTGCAACAGATGGTTCTAAGATTTATACTTTTGACTTGGCTAATAAATCAGTAAGCGGTTTATTTGATGCACGGCAATATCACAACAATGATTTCGTATATAACAATTCTTGTGTGATTCAATATGCTAATCCCAAAATAACTCAACCGGGCAATATAATTTATATCAATGATATAGCTTCGGGGAATTTAATCGAACAGAAGGTAATTGAAAAATCAAATATTTATCCGCATAGAATTGTTAAATTTTTAAATATTCCCGGAAGAAATTCTTTTGTTACAGCCCATCAAGACGGCACAATAAGATTTTGGGATAAAGGCACCAATACTCCGAAGCATCTCATAAATACTTATAGTCCGGTGAGTGATATGCTTTTGATTCAGAGCAAATATCTTATTGCCAAAACTACTGATAATCTGCTTGTTGGTATTCAACTCAATGATTTTCAAGGTACATCAGTAGAAGATACTGAGGATAATTCTATAGAATTTTCTATGAAAATCTATCCGAATCCTTCTTCTGAATTTATTGAAATCAAGATTAATTCTGGAGAATTGAGTGATAAAAAACTTAAAGTAATTAACCCATTAGGTATTGATGTAACGAGTATTTGCAACATAAACTCATCAAACAACTTTAAGACTGTTATAAGAGTTGATATTTCAATGCTTCCAAGCGGTGTTTATATTATTCAAATTGGTGAAAAAACTGAAAAATTTGTAAAAATTTAA
- a CDS encoding PD40 domain-containing protein, giving the protein MQRLTALVIGILFIAIGAFSQEARLLRYPNTSETQVSFIYGGDVYIAPISGGIAQRITTSEGLERYPRFSPDGSKLAFTAEYDGNNEIYTIDLKDNFLNPKRITYSFMESGVAERQGPDKLIMQWTSDGSKILYRSRHIGWNLAGQLFFVGQDGGLPEQLPVPRGGFATLSPDGKKIAYNRIFRQYRTWKRYSGGQADDIRIYDLTNGQSENISNTKFQDIIPIWAGDKIYYLSDRDFTMNLFCYDLTTKQTKKITEFTEFDVKFPSLGAKHIAFENGGYIYLMDLVSQNVQKLEIFITNDFAAVRPSPEKVSSRITSGDVSPNALRAVFSARGDIYTVPASKGKIENLTNESGVHNRSAVWSPDGKWIAYISDKSGTDEIYLMKPDGSDNMQLTSNGKFYRYSLLWSPDSKKILTYDNTRNLYYIDIATKKQTNVAKSQIWNISDFEWSPDSRWIAYVDYPESRFGQINIYSLETGKSIPVTSEMYSSYNPKFTPGGRFLLFVSDREFNPSMGNFEYNFQYSHMANVYGLTLQDTIMNPFAVFENDEESLDEEEKQKRSKKGDEVRVEINFNNIIDRVFKMPAPAGLYTNLVPTKNHRLYYIRNEKDKPKAMFYYDFAGKEEKEVGNVDGFSISNDEKSIFFRSGRDYYITKLTEKISTKEGKEGKLDLTQMEKVLDKRAEWKQVFNESWRHFRDFFYDPNMHGYDWEAIRKRYETLLPYVSHRNDLTYIIGEMIGELDAGHAYVSGGDQPKVSPVPIGLLGADYDFDSKSNAYKIKKIYKGMNWEDDIRSPLTEPGLNIAEGDYIIEIDGVKLDKFNTPSSQLLNKADKFVKVKIGKTANDPNARILDVKTVKSERTLRYYDWVETNRKKVDSATNGKIGYIHVPDMMPNNGLNWFVRYFYPQLGKEGLIIDDRFNGGGNVSPLIIERLRRELVIAKYARNMEKVLTNPDAVMTGPMVCIINEFSMSDGDLFPYQFKALGLGPVIGRRSWGGVIGIYGSLPLLDGSSVNRPEVSNFSADGKWVLEDVGMVPDLDVDNDPWQEFHGNDQQLNKAIEMVLELQKTDKKPKVPSVPPLPNKKEEFGK; this is encoded by the coding sequence ATGCAAAGATTAACTGCTTTAGTCATTGGAATTTTATTTATTGCTATAGGCGCATTTTCGCAGGAAGCAAGATTATTAAGATACCCTAATACTTCAGAAACTCAGGTTTCATTTATCTATGGTGGTGATGTTTATATTGCACCGATTTCGGGGGGTATTGCACAACGAATCACCACTTCGGAAGGATTGGAACGTTATCCAAGATTCTCTCCCGATGGCAGTAAGCTCGCTTTTACAGCTGAATACGACGGAAATAATGAAATTTACACAATTGATTTGAAAGATAATTTCCTTAATCCAAAACGTATTACTTATTCATTTATGGAAAGTGGTGTTGCTGAACGTCAGGGACCCGATAAATTAATCATGCAATGGACTTCCGACGGCTCGAAAATTCTTTACCGAAGCCGCCATATTGGATGGAATTTAGCAGGGCAACTATTTTTTGTTGGTCAGGATGGAGGACTTCCGGAGCAGTTGCCTGTTCCACGCGGAGGTTTTGCCACTCTCAGTCCGGACGGAAAGAAGATTGCTTATAACCGCATATTTCGCCAGTACCGTACATGGAAACGTTACAGTGGCGGGCAGGCAGATGATATCAGAATTTATGACCTGACAAACGGGCAATCCGAGAATATTAGCAATACGAAGTTTCAGGATATTATTCCAATATGGGCAGGCGATAAGATTTATTATCTATCAGACCGCGATTTTACTATGAACCTTTTCTGCTATGATTTAACTACCAAACAGACCAAGAAAATCACAGAATTTACAGAATTTGATGTTAAATTTCCTTCTCTTGGTGCAAAACATATTGCTTTTGAAAATGGCGGTTATATTTATCTGATGGATTTAGTTTCGCAAAATGTGCAAAAATTAGAAATATTCATCACTAATGATTTTGCTGCTGTGCGTCCATCACCGGAAAAAGTAAGTAGCAGAATTACATCCGGTGATGTTTCTCCTAATGCTCTTCGTGCAGTTTTTTCAGCACGCGGCGATATCTATACCGTGCCAGCAAGCAAAGGTAAAATCGAAAATCTGACAAATGAATCTGGTGTTCATAACCGCAGTGCAGTTTGGTCACCCGATGGAAAATGGATTGCTTACATTAGTGATAAATCCGGCACAGATGAAATATATCTTATGAAACCGGATGGCTCGGACAATATGCAATTAACAAGTAATGGCAAATTTTACCGCTATTCGCTTTTGTGGTCACCGGATAGCAAAAAAATTCTGACTTATGATAATACCCGCAATTTGTATTATATTGATATTGCAACAAAAAAGCAGACGAATGTAGCAAAATCTCAAATCTGGAATATTAGTGATTTCGAGTGGTCACCTGACAGCCGTTGGATTGCTTATGTTGATTATCCTGAATCGCGTTTCGGGCAAATCAATATATATTCTCTTGAAACTGGAAAATCAATCCCCGTTACAAGTGAAATGTACAGCTCATACAACCCGAAATTTACTCCGGGAGGCAGATTTCTGCTATTTGTATCTGATAGGGAATTCAATCCGTCAATGGGAAATTTTGAGTATAATTTTCAATACAGCCACATGGCAAATGTTTATGGTCTGACGCTTCAGGACACAATTATGAATCCATTTGCAGTATTTGAAAATGATGAAGAGTCTCTCGACGAGGAAGAAAAGCAAAAACGCAGCAAGAAAGGCGATGAAGTGCGAGTCGAAATTAATTTCAACAACATAATTGACCGCGTGTTTAAAATGCCGGCTCCTGCGGGATTATACACAAATCTTGTTCCTACAAAGAATCACCGGCTTTATTATATCCGAAATGAAAAGGACAAACCTAAAGCTATGTTCTATTACGATTTTGCAGGTAAAGAAGAAAAAGAAGTTGGCAATGTGGATGGATTCTCAATCAGCAATGATGAAAAGAGCATATTTTTCAGAAGCGGTAGAGATTATTATATTACAAAACTTACCGAAAAAATCAGCACAAAAGAAGGCAAAGAGGGCAAGCTTGACTTAACCCAAATGGAAAAAGTTTTGGATAAACGTGCAGAATGGAAGCAGGTATTTAATGAATCATGGCGACATTTCCGCGATTTCTTCTATGACCCTAATATGCACGGCTATGACTGGGAAGCTATCCGCAAACGTTATGAAACTCTTCTTCCTTATGTTTCGCACAGGAATGATTTGACTTACATAATTGGTGAAATGATTGGCGAACTTGATGCTGGACATGCCTATGTAAGTGGAGGCGACCAACCCAAAGTCAGCCCTGTTCCGATTGGCTTACTCGGTGCTGATTATGATTTTGACAGTAAATCAAATGCTTATAAAATTAAGAAAATTTACAAAGGTATGAATTGGGAGGACGATATACGCTCACCACTCACAGAGCCGGGTCTGAATATCGCTGAAGGAGACTACATAATTGAAATTGATGGGGTGAAACTCGACAAATTTAATACTCCTTCATCTCAATTATTGAATAAAGCCGATAAGTTTGTTAAGGTGAAAATTGGCAAAACTGCAAATGACCCAAATGCAAGAATACTTGATGTCAAAACTGTGAAAAGTGAAAGAACACTCAGATATTACGACTGGGTCGAAACAAACCGCAAAAAAGTTGACTCAGCTACAAATGGAAAAATTGGTTACATTCATGTACCGGATATGATGCCAAACAATGGTCTGAACTGGTTTGTACGATATTTTTATCCGCAGCTCGGCAAAGAGGGCTTAATAATTGACGACCGTTTTAATGGTGGTGGAAATGTATCTCCTCTTATTATTGAACGACTTCGACGCGAGCTTGTAATAGCCAAATATGCACGTAATATGGAAAAAGTTCTGACAAATCCTGATGCGGTTATGACCGGTCCTATGGTCTGTATTATCAATGAGTTTTCAATGTCCGATGGTGATTTGTTCCCTTATCAGTTCAAGGCACTCGGCTTGGGACCTGTTATCGGCAGACGCTCATGGGGTGGTGTTATCGGAATTTACGGCAGTTTACCACTTCTTGATGGAAGCAGTGTAAATCGTCCCGAAGTATCAAATTTCAGTGCTGATGGTAAATGGGTACTTGAAGATGTTGGCATGGTTCCGGATTTAGATGTAGATAATGACCCTTGGCAGGAGTTCCACGGAAATGACCAGCAGCTCAACAAAGCCATAGAAATGGTACTCGAACTGCAAAAAACCGATAAAAAGCCAAAAGTTCCGAGTGTACCGCCATTGCCAAACAAAAAAGAGGAATTTGGAAAATAG
- the typA gene encoding translational GTPase TypA, producing MRKENFRNIAIIAHVDHGKTTLVDHLLRQSGTFRDNQQVDERVMDSMDLERERGITISAKNTSVEYKGIKINIMDTPGHADFGGEVERSLNLVDGALLLVDASEGPLPQTRFVLKKALAKSLPVIVVINKVDRPDARIQEVINEIYDLFIDLDADDAQIEFPIIYTIAKEGQAFKNIGDESNSLELLFETIISTIPGPIATDDEVPQFLVTSLDYDSYVGQILIGRLSHGSLSMNKNYLLCSEDDKRTQVKFSALYTFKGLQKKAVDTVLAGDIIALAGVENAKIGDTITSIENPKPLPRIKVDEPTVSMIFYVNNSPFAGTEGQYLTTRHLKARLEKELLRNVSIQVTPTDRVDAFEVKGRGELQMAILIETMRREGYEFMVSKPNVITKTVDGKTHEPYEHVFIDVPEEHTGIVTEKLSIRKGIMQNMINHGHGRVDLEFRIPARGLIGYRSQFLTDTKGAGIMNTLFDGYSEWAGNIPQRVSGALVADRPGRVTAYACQGMEDRGDLFIPVGTQVYMGMVVGERNKSGDMDINITKEKKLTNMRASGSDNTVVLRPPRILTLDQAIEFISDDELIEVTPENIRIRKMELDANKRKPKTRELG from the coding sequence ATGAGAAAAGAAAATTTCAGAAACATTGCCATCATCGCACACGTTGACCATGGCAAAACAACGTTAGTTGACCATTTACTAAGACAAAGCGGAACATTCCGCGATAATCAGCAGGTTGATGAGCGGGTAATGGATTCAATGGATCTGGAAAGAGAGCGCGGTATTACTATATCTGCGAAAAATACATCCGTTGAGTACAAAGGCATCAAAATCAATATAATGGATACTCCCGGTCACGCAGATTTTGGTGGTGAAGTTGAGAGAAGTCTGAATCTTGTTGATGGTGCCTTACTTCTTGTTGATGCAAGCGAAGGACCGCTTCCACAGACTCGGTTTGTACTCAAAAAAGCACTGGCTAAAAGCCTTCCTGTTATTGTTGTCATAAATAAGGTAGATCGTCCGGACGCTAGAATTCAGGAAGTTATAAACGAAATCTATGATTTATTTATTGATCTTGATGCAGATGACGCCCAAATTGAATTTCCGATTATATATACTATTGCCAAGGAAGGTCAGGCATTCAAAAATATAGGCGACGAGTCAAACAGTCTTGAACTGCTTTTTGAAACAATAATCAGCACTATTCCCGGTCCAATTGCAACAGATGACGAAGTACCGCAATTTTTGGTCACCAGTCTTGATTACGACTCCTATGTTGGTCAGATTTTGATTGGAAGACTTTCTCATGGTTCGCTTTCTATGAATAAAAATTATTTGCTTTGCAGTGAGGATGATAAACGAACTCAAGTGAAATTCTCTGCACTTTATACATTCAAAGGCTTACAGAAAAAGGCTGTTGATACTGTTTTAGCCGGAGATATAATTGCTCTTGCAGGTGTTGAAAATGCAAAAATTGGAGATACAATCACTTCAATTGAAAACCCAAAGCCTCTACCTAGAATAAAAGTTGACGAACCAACTGTTTCGATGATATTTTATGTCAATAACAGTCCATTTGCAGGAACTGAAGGACAGTATCTTACTACACGTCACCTTAAAGCCCGACTTGAAAAGGAACTTCTTCGTAATGTGTCAATTCAGGTTACACCTACTGACCGCGTTGATGCTTTTGAAGTAAAAGGCAGAGGTGAACTTCAAATGGCTATCTTAATTGAAACTATGCGCCGGGAAGGTTATGAATTTATGGTATCGAAACCTAATGTAATAACAAAAACTGTTGACGGAAAAACCCATGAACCTTATGAGCACGTTTTTATTGATGTTCCTGAAGAACATACAGGTATTGTAACCGAAAAACTTTCAATTCGTAAAGGAATTATGCAGAATATGATAAATCATGGACACGGCAGAGTTGACCTTGAATTCAGAATTCCTGCTAGAGGTTTAATCGGCTACAGAAGTCAATTTTTGACTGATACAAAAGGTGCAGGTATTATGAATACTTTGTTTGATGGTTACTCTGAATGGGCAGGGAACATCCCACAGCGTGTTTCAGGCGCTCTGGTTGCAGATAGACCGGGACGCGTCACAGCTTATGCTTGTCAAGGTATGGAAGACCGTGGCGACTTGTTTATACCTGTTGGAACTCAAGTTTATATGGGCATGGTTGTTGGCGAGAGAAATAAATCCGGCGATATGGATATTAATATTACAAAAGAAAAGAAACTGACAAATATGAGAGCTTCCGGTTCAGACAATACTGTTGTTCTTAGACCACCAAGAATTCTTACTCTTGATCAGGCTATCGAATTTATCTCTGATGACGAACTTATTGAAGTTACACCTGAAAATATCCGAATCAGAAAGATGGAATTAGATGCTAACAAACGCAAGCCAAAAACACGTGAATTAGGTTGA
- a CDS encoding DedA family protein codes for MLETIIDFLSQVPWYWVLIIAFITTFTENIFPPSPGDSVLVFMGTLIGIKSGSFVEILLVATLGSTLGFAVMYYLGLKFDTLVMDENRFKFISRDAIKKVESWFAKYGYGLIIANRFLSGTRAVISFFAGMSKLNFTITIALSIVSSLVWNSILLGLGNAFGDNWEAIDKYLSLYGKIIFPVAIIIVVVFVAYQIFKNKSNNKNNETDNTQD; via the coding sequence ATGCTTGAAACTATAATAGATTTTCTTTCTCAAGTGCCTTGGTACTGGGTTCTGATTATTGCATTTATAACTACATTTACCGAGAATATTTTCCCTCCATCGCCCGGTGATTCTGTCCTGGTTTTCATGGGTACACTGATTGGAATTAAATCAGGGAGTTTTGTGGAAATCTTGCTTGTTGCTACTTTAGGTTCTACTCTCGGCTTTGCGGTGATGTATTATTTGGGCTTGAAATTCGATACTTTGGTTATGGATGAGAACAGATTCAAATTCATCTCAAGGGACGCTATCAAAAAGGTTGAGTCATGGTTTGCAAAATATGGCTACGGACTTATAATAGCCAATAGGTTTCTTTCAGGAACTCGTGCTGTTATTTCATTTTTTGCAGGTATGTCCAAACTTAATTTTACAATTACTATAGCCCTGTCAATTGTTTCTTCACTTGTATGGAATTCTATTTTGCTTGGATTAGGCAATGCATTTGGTGATAACTGGGAAGCAATTGATAAATATTTGTCACTTTACGGAAAAATAATCTTTCCTGTTGCGATTATAATAGTTGTTGTTTTTGTTGCATATCAGATTTTTAAAAATAAATCTAACAACAAGAATAATGAAACCGATAATACTCAGGATTGA
- a CDS encoding sodium-dependent bicarbonate transport family permease: MNLEILISNLTNPTLLFFILGIIANRVKSDLQIPESTSKFISLYLLFAIGFKGGQELTHSPLSYEILATLIFGIIIASIIPLYSFYILKTKFSISDAGAVAASYGSVSAVTFVAAASFLEAQSIDFGGHMVAVMALMESPAIIVGVILIMLYEKEKESGTGMKKILHHSFTNASVLMLIGSLVIGFVSDAKQARGIEPFTTDIFKGFLAIFLLEMGIISSQKFNSFLKYGRFAILFGLLMPLINGISVAFLSQIVTESVGNRFMFSILAASASYIAVPAAMRIAAPKADAGLYIPMALAVTFPMNITLGMPLYYYIVNL, encoded by the coding sequence ATGAATCTCGAAATTTTAATATCAAATTTAACAAATCCCACATTGTTGTTTTTCATTCTTGGTATTATTGCCAACAGGGTAAAAAGTGATTTACAGATACCTGAATCAACATCAAAGTTTATTTCATTGTATCTTTTATTTGCAATTGGATTTAAAGGTGGGCAAGAGCTTACTCATAGTCCATTATCTTATGAAATTTTAGCGACTTTAATTTTTGGAATTATCATTGCATCAATAATACCACTGTATTCATTTTATATTTTAAAAACGAAATTTTCAATCAGTGATGCAGGTGCCGTAGCCGCATCTTATGGCTCTGTGAGTGCAGTTACATTTGTAGCAGCAGCATCATTTTTAGAAGCTCAATCTATTGATTTTGGTGGGCACATGGTGGCAGTAATGGCACTTATGGAATCTCCGGCAATTATTGTTGGTGTAATTCTTATAATGCTTTATGAAAAAGAAAAAGAAAGCGGTACCGGTATGAAAAAAATTCTTCATCACTCATTTACAAATGCAAGTGTATTGATGCTAATAGGAAGTTTGGTAATCGGATTTGTTTCAGACGCTAAACAAGCCCGCGGAATTGAGCCGTTTACAACTGATATTTTCAAGGGATTTTTAGCAATATTTTTACTTGAAATGGGTATTATCAGCTCACAAAAATTTAACAGTTTTCTAAAATACGGCAGGTTTGCAATATTATTTGGACTATTGATGCCTTTAATCAATGGAATTTCTGTAGCATTTTTAAGTCAGATTGTTACAGAATCAGTTGGCAACAGATTTATGTTCTCCATACTTGCGGCAAGTGCATCTTACATTGCTGTTCCGGCTGCAATGAGAATTGCAGCACCTAAGGCAGATGCCGGGCTTTATATCCCAATGGCACTTGCAGTAACTTTCCCTATGAATATAACTTTAGGAATGCCATTGTATTACTATATCGTGAATTTGTAG
- a CDS encoding glycosyltransferase: protein MKRKKILFLTSRYPFPLIGGDKIKAYHLLRHLAEKNDVYLVAFNFGSLPLEADLKPVRELGVNVYPIALNPMLSGLITGVRLPLEYPLEISFYLTREFKHTVDELCSKIDFDLGIAFFMRTAEYIKDKSFKKILISEDCRVLYQSRSYSRSTNLLQKAVRWWEVMKLRKYEPKITSMYDYTTLVTKEDIEEMKNGNPDARYRLVTNGVDIERYAPKTDYNKRKKYVIFTGKLSVWANTMMALKISKEIFPKILSEVPDVKLQIVGANPPKSIRELASDSIEIHADVPDLADFYANAKVFLHPHDGASGIQNKLLEAMSSGCAVVTTPTGNQGIYAKHGIDAMLSHSDEELIAYTIELLKNEELAKTISENARNWIITTHTWEVVFSQIDGVIKELFDEE from the coding sequence TTGAAAAGAAAGAAGATTTTATTTCTGACATCAAGGTATCCTTTTCCATTAATAGGAGGGGATAAAATCAAAGCATATCATCTGCTAAGGCACTTGGCGGAGAAGAATGATGTGTATTTGGTAGCATTCAATTTTGGATCACTTCCATTGGAAGCAGATTTAAAACCGGTAAGAGAACTTGGTGTTAATGTTTATCCAATTGCATTAAACCCTATGCTTTCAGGGCTTATAACCGGAGTGAGACTTCCTTTGGAATATCCTCTTGAAATTTCATTTTATCTGACAAGGGAATTTAAGCATACAGTTGATGAGCTTTGCAGTAAAATAGATTTTGATTTGGGTATAGCATTTTTTATGCGAACTGCTGAATATATCAAGGATAAATCTTTCAAAAAAATATTAATTTCTGAAGATTGCCGTGTACTTTATCAAAGCAGGTCTTACTCAAGAAGCACAAATTTACTTCAAAAAGCCGTAAGATGGTGGGAAGTAATGAAATTAAGAAAATATGAGCCAAAAATAACTTCTATGTATGACTACACTACCCTCGTTACCAAAGAAGACATTGAGGAAATGAAAAATGGAAATCCTGATGCCCGATACCGTCTTGTAACAAATGGTGTAGATATTGAAAGATACGCTCCCAAAACTGACTATAACAAAAGAAAGAAATATGTTATTTTCACAGGGAAATTGAGCGTTTGGGCAAACACAATGATGGCTCTTAAAATTTCAAAAGAGATATTCCCTAAGATATTATCTGAAGTTCCTGATGTCAAGTTGCAAATTGTTGGCGCAAATCCACCCAAATCTATTCGTGAGCTCGCAAGTGATAGTATAGAGATACATGCGGATGTACCTGATTTAGCTGATTTTTATGCAAATGCAAAAGTGTTTTTGCACCCTCATGATGGTGCTTCAGGAATTCAAAATAAGCTGCTCGAGGCAATGTCTTCGGGCTGTGCAGTCGTAACCACACCTACAGGCAATCAGGGAATTTATGCTAAACATGGAATTGATGCAATGTTGTCCCACAGTGACGAGGAATTAATTGCATATACAATTGAGCTTCTCAAAAATGAAGAGCTTGCAAAAACTATTTCCGAAAATGCCCGAAACTGGATTATTACAACTCATACATGGGAAGTGGTTTTCAGCCAGATAGATGGTGTAATCAAAGAGCTTTTCGATGAAGAATAA
- a CDS encoding HAD family hydrolase has product MKNKAVFFDRDGIINKRILGDYVKIISDFELNPEIPEILKFVKDRGFLAIIISNQQGVGKGIMSKKNLDDVHNYMQNLLLQKSGVAFDDIYVCTELASSDSFNRKPNPGMILSAAEKYNIDLHSSIMIGDTDSDILAARNAGVCSILVAESQENSNPDYYISELNNLLILLKKILPELNNA; this is encoded by the coding sequence ATGAAGAATAAAGCGGTTTTTTTCGACAGGGACGGCATAATCAACAAAAGAATTTTAGGAGATTATGTAAAGATAATATCCGATTTTGAACTCAATCCTGAAATTCCTGAAATTTTAAAATTTGTTAAAGATAGAGGTTTTCTTGCAATAATTATTTCCAATCAGCAAGGTGTTGGAAAAGGAATTATGAGCAAGAAGAATTTAGATGATGTCCACAATTACATGCAAAACCTGCTGCTTCAAAAGTCGGGAGTTGCATTCGATGATATCTATGTTTGTACTGAGCTTGCCTCCTCTGATAGTTTCAACCGAAAACCTAACCCGGGAATGATACTTTCAGCAGCTGAAAAATATAATATTGACCTTCATTCGTCTATAATGATTGGAGATACAGATTCGGATATTTTGGCTGCCCGCAATGCCGGGGTTTGCTCAATTCTTGTAGCAGAATCGCAGGAAAATTCTAATCCGGATTATTACATCTCAGAATTAAACAATTTATTAATATTATTAAAGAAAATACTTCCGGAATTAAATAATGCTTGA